From Asterias rubens chromosome 6, eAstRub1.3, whole genome shotgun sequence, one genomic window encodes:
- the LOC117291344 gene encoding cyclin-dependent kinase 14-like isoform X2: MGSCYAGVYTQKNGTLSPAEDSRLPVSPDSIAILVHGCPDAPPDSNKLDVHPTIRRFCSANDAMLGPNDDLMVELERTRSKDDYVRRRPVSMNYSSCSPFGKSETYTKIGQLGEGSYAKVYKAISSVNQQVVALKEIRLQQDEGAPFTAIREASLLKGLKHANIVCLHDIIHTKTALTFVIEYVHTDLSAYLEKHPGGLNPHNVKLFLFQLLRGLSFCHQRTILHRDMKPQNILISETGELKLADFGLARAKSIPSRTYSHEVVTLWYRPPDVLLGSTDYSTQLDIWGVGCIFIEMLRGHPAFPGMKDYKDQLERIFKILGTPTEAKWPGVTRLPNYKTVVTKVYPPKFLCEVVPSLCVSYGGDDLAKRLLQLNPRNRISTTDAMRHHYFSDLPTKIHDLPDIASIFNVPGIKLEPEKSSK; encoded by the exons CGACTCCCAGTTTCACCCGACTCCATCGCAATCCTTGTACATGGATGTCCAGATGCCCCGCCTGATTCTAATAAATTAGACGTTCACCCAACCATAAGAAGATTTTGCTCAGCGAACGACGCAATGCTGGGACCCAACGACGACCTGATGGTGGAGTTAGAGAGAACACGGAGTAAAGATGACTACGTTAGGAGGAGACCAGTTAGCATGAACTATTCG TCCTGTTCACCATTCGGCAAATCAGAGACGTACACAAAAATCGGTCAACTGGGCGAAGGTTCATATGCCAAAGTGTATAAGGCAATAAGCAG CGTCAATCAACAAGTCGTTGCGCTTAAAGAAATCCGTCTACAACAAGACGAGGGCGCTCCTTTTACGGCAATCAGGGAAGCGTCGCTCCTGAAGGGTTTGAAGCACGCAAACATTGTCTGTCTTCATGACATCATCCACACAAAGACAGCGCTCACGTTTGTCATCGAGTATGTG CATACAGATCTGAGCGCGTATTTGGAGAAGCACCCAGGTGGGTTGAACCCACACAATGTCAAGCTGTTCCTTTTCCAGTTGCTGAGGGGTCTCTCCTTCTGTCATCAGAGGACAATTCTCCATCGAGATATGAAACCACAAAATATTCTCATCAGTGAAACGGGTGAACTCAAACTCGCAGATTTCG GTCTCGCAAGAGCGAAGTCCATCCCAAGTAGAACCTACTCGCATGAGGTGGTCACATTGTGGTACAGACCTCCAGATGTACTCTTAGGATCTACAGATTATTCAACACAACTAGACATCTG GGGTGTTGGCTGTATATTCATTGAGATGTTGAGGGGCCATCCAGCATTCCCCGGAATGAAAGattacaaagaccaactcgagaGAATATTCAAG ATTTTGGGAACCCCAACAGAGGCAAAATGGCCAGGTGTAACAAGACTACCAAACTATAAAACAG TAGTGACTAAAGTTTATCCGCCCAAATTCCTCTGTGAAGTAGTACCAAG TCTGTGTGTCAGTTACGGAGGTGACGATCTTGCCAAACGTCTTCTTCAGCTGAACCCAAGAAATAGAATATCAACCACCGATGCCATGAGGCATCATTACTTCAGTGACTTGCCAACAAAAATACACGACCTCCCAGATA TTGCGTCCATTTTTAATGTCCCAGGCATAAAGCTAGAACCTGAGAAATCATCCAAGTGA